One segment of Fibrobacter sp. DNA contains the following:
- the gpmI gene encoding 2,3-bisphosphoglycerate-independent phosphoglycerate mutase: protein MLKKLSNFPGIKGPVVTIVMDGYGINNNEQGNAIKAARQPTLDNLFKAYPNVLLKAHGRAVGMPTNEDMGNSEVGHNAIGAGQVYNQGAALVQDSIVSGEIFGRDAWKEISANVREKNSVLHFIGLFSDGNVHSNISHLKAMVAQAKKEAVKKVRVHILLDGRDVPETSALDYVEPFEQFLSELRSSEFDVCIASGGGRMQITMDRYNANWKMVELGWKTHVLGEGRMFESAKQAIETLRGETKAIDQDLPPFVIAANGQPVGTINDGDSVVFFNFRGDRAIEITRAFEEESFSEFDRVRFPKVCYAGMLQYDGDLKLPNRFLVPPPAIKETSGEWFAETGVKQFACSETQKYGHVTYFWNGNRSSKFDGETYLEIESDVVPFEQRPWMKAAEVTDAMIEAIKSGKYQTLRCNYPNGDMVGHTGSFRAATMAIEAVDIGLARLLPVIDAAGGVAIITADHGNADEMYEIDKKTGMPKVNKDGSFKAKTSHTLNKVP, encoded by the coding sequence ATGCTTAAGAAGCTTTCCAACTTCCCCGGTATCAAGGGTCCCGTCGTTACCATCGTTATGGACGGTTACGGCATCAATAACAACGAACAGGGCAACGCCATCAAGGCAGCTCGTCAGCCGACCCTCGACAACCTCTTCAAGGCTTATCCGAACGTTCTTCTGAAGGCTCACGGCCGCGCTGTGGGTATGCCCACCAACGAAGACATGGGTAACTCCGAAGTTGGCCATAACGCAATCGGTGCTGGCCAGGTTTACAACCAGGGTGCAGCTCTCGTTCAGGACTCCATCGTTTCCGGCGAAATCTTCGGCCGCGACGCTTGGAAGGAAATCTCCGCCAACGTTCGTGAAAAGAACTCCGTTCTTCACTTCATCGGCCTCTTCTCCGACGGTAACGTTCACTCCAACATTTCTCACCTGAAGGCAATGGTTGCCCAGGCTAAGAAGGAAGCAGTGAAGAAGGTTCGCGTTCACATCCTCCTGGACGGTCGTGACGTTCCTGAAACTTCCGCTCTCGACTATGTTGAACCGTTTGAACAGTTCCTCTCTGAACTCCGTTCTTCTGAATTCGACGTTTGCATCGCTTCCGGTGGTGGCCGTATGCAGATCACCATGGACCGTTACAATGCTAACTGGAAGATGGTTGAACTGGGCTGGAAGACCCACGTTCTCGGCGAAGGCCGTATGTTCGAATCTGCAAAGCAGGCTATCGAAACTCTCCGTGGCGAAACCAAGGCTATCGACCAGGACCTCCCGCCGTTCGTGATTGCAGCTAACGGCCAGCCGGTTGGCACCATCAACGATGGCGACTCCGTTGTGTTCTTCAACTTCCGTGGCGACCGCGCTATCGAAATCACCCGCGCCTTCGAAGAAGAATCCTTCAGTGAATTTGACCGCGTCCGCTTCCCCAAGGTTTGCTACGCCGGCATGCTCCAGTACGACGGCGACCTGAAGCTCCCCAACCGCTTCCTGGTTCCTCCTCCGGCAATCAAGGAAACCTCTGGCGAATGGTTCGCAGAAACTGGCGTTAAGCAGTTCGCTTGCTCTGAAACTCAGAAGTACGGCCACGTGACTTACTTCTGGAATGGCAACCGTTCCAGCAAGTTCGACGGCGAAACCTACCTGGAAATTGAATCCGACGTTGTCCCCTTCGAACAGCGTCCTTGGATGAAGGCCGCAGAAGTTACCGACGCTATGATCGAAGCTATCAAGAGCGGCAAGTACCAGACCCTCCGCTGCAACTACCCCAACGGCGACATGGTGGGCCACACTGGTTCCTTCCGTGCAGCTACCATGGCTATCGAAGCCGTGGATATCGGCCTTGCTCGCTTGCTCCCGGTGATCGACGCAGCCGGCGGTGTTGCAATCATCACTGCTGACCACGGTAACGCCGACGAAATGTACGAAATCGACAAGAAGACCGGCATGCCGAAGGTGAACAAGGATGGTTCCTTCAAGGCTAAGACCAGCCACACCTTGAACAAGGTTCC
- the uvrB gene encoding excinuclease ABC subunit UvrB, which produces MARARKTITPDPYAKPIAKVLSPEQSLPGKFKQFQAPTRANFELVSQYGAAGDQPKAIEQITESFKQGEQFQTLLGVTGSGKTFTMANVIKNVGKPTLILTHNKTLAAQLYQEFKAFFPKNAVEYFVSYYDYFQPEAYIPHTDTFIEKDASINDEIDKLRLRATANLLTRRDVIIIASVSCIYGLGSPAEYFDLMVRVKKGDIKDRDDLLHELVRIQYTRNDFSLERGTFRCHGDVIEIHPSYDEDGMRIELFGDEVDRLVRFNIITGEVIQELEEMTIAPAKHFVTKEEGRAGILQRMQLQLTERLAELDKEGKVLESARLSSRTRYDMEMIRETGMCSGIENYSALIEDRGPGTRPFTLIDYFGDDWLLMVDESHVSIPQVGGMAEGDKSRKTTLVNYGFRLPCALDNRPMNFKEFEFMYPKQVLFVSATPGEYELEKTGGVVAEQINRPTGLLDPNIEMFPIQGQMDVLLYRIDEVVKKGDRVLVTTLTKKMAQDLTDYFVEAGIRAKYLHSDIKTLERHDLIKGLRTGEFDVLVGINLLREGLDLPEVSLVAILDADKEGFLRNYRSLIQTMGRASRNVNGTVLLFADNMTDSLQKAVDETVRRRSLQEAFNKEHGITPKSVTRKLEEDLVINDPLLELWRGEKTPQLLEDPDLDEEYQPRDENGGKKTVPLGKPKKSNTKKRIEPKDASIEELEAQMKAAAARLDFEEAARLRDIIRDMGK; this is translated from the coding sequence ATGGCTAGAGCGCGCAAGACAATTACACCGGACCCGTATGCAAAACCGATAGCAAAGGTTCTCTCCCCCGAGCAAAGCCTTCCCGGTAAATTCAAGCAGTTCCAGGCGCCTACCCGTGCGAACTTCGAACTGGTCAGTCAGTACGGTGCGGCAGGTGACCAGCCCAAGGCCATTGAGCAAATTACCGAAAGTTTTAAGCAGGGCGAACAGTTCCAGACATTGCTTGGCGTGACCGGTTCCGGTAAGACATTTACCATGGCCAACGTCATCAAGAACGTGGGCAAGCCCACCTTGATTCTCACCCACAACAAGACTTTGGCAGCCCAGCTCTACCAGGAATTCAAGGCATTCTTTCCGAAAAATGCGGTGGAATATTTTGTCAGCTATTACGACTATTTCCAGCCCGAAGCCTACATTCCCCACACCGATACCTTTATCGAAAAAGACGCCAGCATCAACGACGAAATTGACAAGCTGCGTCTCCGAGCAACGGCAAACCTCCTGACTCGTCGCGACGTTATCATTATCGCGTCCGTAAGCTGCATTTACGGCTTGGGCAGCCCCGCCGAATATTTCGACCTGATGGTCCGCGTAAAAAAGGGCGACATCAAGGATCGCGACGACCTGCTTCACGAACTGGTCCGCATCCAGTACACCCGTAACGACTTCAGCCTGGAACGCGGCACCTTCCGCTGCCATGGCGACGTCATTGAAATCCACCCCAGCTACGACGAAGACGGCATGCGCATCGAGCTGTTCGGCGACGAGGTGGATCGTCTGGTGCGCTTCAACATTATTACCGGCGAGGTTATCCAGGAACTGGAAGAAATGACCATCGCTCCGGCAAAACACTTCGTGACAAAGGAAGAGGGCCGAGCCGGTATCCTGCAGCGTATGCAGTTGCAACTGACGGAACGCCTTGCAGAACTGGACAAGGAAGGAAAGGTTCTTGAATCCGCCCGACTGAGTAGCAGAACCCGCTACGACATGGAAATGATTCGCGAAACAGGCATGTGCTCCGGCATTGAAAACTATTCCGCCCTCATTGAAGACCGCGGTCCGGGAACACGCCCCTTCACCCTCATCGACTACTTCGGTGACGACTGGCTTTTGATGGTGGACGAATCCCATGTAAGTATTCCCCAGGTAGGCGGCATGGCCGAAGGCGATAAGAGCCGTAAGACCACCTTGGTGAACTACGGTTTCCGCCTTCCCTGCGCCCTGGACAACCGTCCCATGAACTTCAAGGAATTCGAGTTCATGTACCCAAAGCAGGTGCTCTTCGTCAGCGCCACACCAGGCGAATACGAACTTGAAAAGACCGGAGGCGTTGTAGCCGAACAGATTAACCGTCCCACCGGCCTTCTGGACCCGAACATTGAAATGTTCCCCATCCAAGGTCAAATGGACGTTCTCCTCTACCGCATCGATGAAGTGGTCAAGAAGGGCGACCGCGTTCTGGTTACCACCCTCACCAAGAAGATGGCCCAGGACCTTACGGACTATTTTGTGGAAGCAGGCATCCGTGCCAAATACCTCCATAGCGATATCAAGACCTTGGAACGTCACGACCTTATCAAGGGACTTCGTACCGGCGAATTCGATGTTCTGGTAGGCATCAACCTTTTGCGTGAAGGTTTGGACCTTCCGGAAGTCAGCCTGGTGGCTATTTTGGACGCAGACAAGGAAGGCTTCCTCCGCAACTACCGCAGCCTAATACAAACCATGGGCCGAGCCAGCCGTAACGTGAACGGCACAGTTCTACTCTTCGCCGACAACATGACCGACAGCCTCCAGAAGGCCGTCGATGAAACTGTCCGTCGCCGAAGCCTCCAAGAAGCCTTCAACAAGGAACACGGCATCACCCCCAAGTCTGTCACCCGCAAGCTGGAAGAAGACCTGGTCATCAACGACCCGCTTCTGGAACTTTGGCGCGGCGAGAAGACGCCCCAACTTTTGGAAGACCCAGATCTGGACGAGGAATACCAGCCCCGCGACGAAAACGGAGGAAAGAAAACCGTGCCACTGGGCAAGCCCAAGAAGTCCAACACCAAGAAGCGTATCGAACCGAAGGATGCCTCCATCGAAGAGCTAGAGGCTCAAATGAAGGCCGCCGCCGCCCGTCTGGACTTCGAAGAAGCAGCCCGACTTCGCGATATTATCCGCGATATGGGGAAATAA
- a CDS encoding acyltransferase family protein, whose protein sequence is MGGATQNRIQWIDEYKGFVLLLVCLFHVEQSFKNVNLGMDALSAMRMSAFFFISGVLFSTRRFADFKSYALHKTKVLLLPYIWLSLLFLALDPVVWNFDWFPRAPKMTIMNTVPVIENVSQYIGWNFAKIFVAGKSSIGSGPLWFVFTLYSISLMFFGVQKTSVILSNAKNPVLQKIIIAAIAASSLIAGWLLFKNHIRLPLGIERDCTCLAFFALGWLCKEPIKKLGNVSNKAVTLGIFLGTIVAFVLYAIINEATPWFSIMNNTLGKNIFRFVGSSIFGIAGLIGIFQLLSKIPNIAPIAIFKGILRNISRNALIILAVHWWILLVLRIVFKAELDKPGIAYLSVLVIVAGVVAAIPLFRNKLYKLIGKEKISVKESLSIK, encoded by the coding sequence ATGGGCGGGGCAACGCAAAATCGCATCCAGTGGATTGACGAATACAAGGGATTCGTCCTTTTGCTGGTCTGCCTTTTCCATGTGGAGCAATCCTTCAAGAATGTGAACCTAGGAATGGATGCGCTCAGTGCCATGCGCATGTCCGCGTTCTTCTTTATCTCGGGTGTACTTTTCAGCACCCGACGATTCGCAGATTTCAAGAGCTACGCCCTGCATAAGACCAAAGTTCTTTTGTTGCCCTACATTTGGCTTTCACTGTTATTCCTGGCGTTAGATCCTGTGGTATGGAATTTTGACTGGTTCCCTAGAGCCCCCAAGATGACCATCATGAATACAGTGCCGGTTATCGAGAATGTCAGTCAGTATATCGGTTGGAATTTCGCAAAAATTTTCGTAGCCGGGAAATCCAGCATCGGGTCGGGCCCGCTTTGGTTCGTATTCACGCTGTATTCCATCAGCCTGATGTTTTTTGGAGTGCAAAAAACCAGCGTCATTCTGAGCAACGCGAAGAATCCAGTCCTGCAGAAAATAATTATAGCGGCGATTGCCGCAAGCAGTTTAATCGCCGGATGGTTGCTTTTCAAAAACCACATCCGCTTGCCTTTGGGCATCGAGCGCGATTGCACTTGCCTAGCCTTTTTTGCGCTGGGTTGGCTTTGCAAGGAGCCCATCAAAAAACTGGGCAACGTTTCCAACAAGGCGGTGACTTTGGGCATATTCCTAGGAACCATCGTAGCATTCGTGCTATACGCCATCATCAACGAAGCCACGCCCTGGTTCAGCATCATGAACAACACCCTAGGGAAAAACATTTTCCGATTTGTGGGAAGTTCCATTTTTGGAATCGCAGGCCTCATTGGAATTTTTCAACTCTTGTCCAAAATACCTAACATCGCGCCCATCGCAATCTTCAAAGGAATCCTACGGAACATTTCACGAAACGCCCTTATCATTCTTGCTGTTCACTGGTGGATTCTGCTGGTGCTGCGAATCGTATTCAAGGCTGAACTGGACAAACCGGGCATCGCCTACCTAAGTGTTTTAGTAATCGTTGCAGGCGTTGTCGCCGCCATTCCTCTTTTCCGAAACAAGCTGTACAAGCTTATCGGCAAGGAAAAAATTTCTGTCAAAGAAAGCCTGAGTATAAAGTAA
- a CDS encoding MBL fold metallo-hydrolase: protein MQIQSFTVNPFSVNAFILWNDSGDGILIDPSVSSPAEQAQLAQFIKDKGITVKRAVNTHLHLDHVLGNAFVERTFGVKAEAHEEDNFLLDLQEEQSSMYGLPFEDAAPELGNFLAEGDTVEVPGIKLHVLHIAGHSPGGIALYCDQPGEVTFNGKYAGRTPALLFAGDILFAGGRGRSDLFGGDDDALVNGIKNKLMSLPADTIVFPGHGPFTTIGDERSNY, encoded by the coding sequence ATGCAAATTCAGTCTTTTACGGTAAATCCCTTTAGCGTCAACGCATTTATTCTCTGGAATGATTCCGGCGACGGTATTCTCATTGACCCTAGCGTCAGTTCCCCCGCAGAACAAGCCCAGTTGGCACAGTTCATCAAGGACAAGGGGATTACCGTAAAAAGAGCGGTCAACACCCACCTGCACCTGGATCATGTTCTTGGGAACGCCTTCGTAGAACGCACCTTCGGCGTGAAGGCAGAGGCTCATGAAGAAGACAACTTCTTGCTGGACCTGCAGGAAGAACAAAGCAGCATGTACGGCCTGCCTTTTGAAGATGCCGCTCCTGAACTGGGAAACTTTTTGGCAGAGGGAGACACCGTCGAAGTCCCGGGAATCAAGCTTCATGTTTTGCACATCGCAGGCCACTCCCCCGGCGGAATCGCCCTTTACTGCGACCAGCCCGGAGAGGTCACATTCAACGGAAAGTACGCCGGAAGAACCCCCGCATTGCTTTTCGCCGGAGACATTCTTTTTGCAGGCGGCCGGGGACGTTCCGATCTTTTCGGCGGTGATGATGATGCGCTTGTCAACGGCATCAAGAACAAACTAATGTCACTGCCAGCAGACACCATCGTGTTTCCCGGACACGGACCCTTCACCACCATCGGTGATGAACGTTCCAACTACTAG